The window AGCTTCTGCTGGAGGCGGGCGCTGCTGGTCCAGCCGTCGGCGACCAGGTCCTGCTCGGCCCGGCCGCCCGTGACGACCGCGAGGAAGTTGTCCCTGCGCTCCCGGGCCCAGCCGGGCTTCAGCGAGCCGGCCCACTCGGGGTCCGTGGGGCGCTGTCCGCGTACGTCCACGGAGGACGGGGTGCGCTGGAACACGTAGAGCTGCCGCGCGTCCCGGCCGAGGTGCGGGACGACCTGGATGGCCGTGGCGCCCGTACCGATGAGGGCCACGCGCTTGTCGGCGAGCCCGGTCAGACCGCCGTTCGCGTCGCCGCCGGTGTAGTCGTAGTCCCAGCGGCTGGTGTGGAACATGTGCCCCTTGAAGGTCTCGATGCCTTCGATGCCGGGCAGTTTGGGCTGGCTGAGCAGGCCGGTCGCCACGACGACGTGCCGCGCGGTCATCCGGTCGCCGCGGTCGGTGGCGACGACCCACACGGACTCGGCGTCGTCCCAGCGCAGTTCGCTCACCTGCGTCCGCAGACAGGCGTCGCGGTAGAGGTCGAAGTGCCGTGCGATGGCCTCGGCGTGCTCCCGGATCTCCTCGCCCGGCGCGTACTTCCACTTCGGGACGTAGCCGAGCTCCTCCAGCAGGGGCAGGTAGACGTACGACTCGATGTCGCAGTGGATCCCCGGGTACCGGTTCCAGTACCAGGTGCCGCCGACGTCGGCGCCCTTCTCGATGATCCGGATGTCCCGCAGGCCCGCCTGGCGCAGCCGCGCGGCGGCGAGCAGTCCGCCGAATCCGCCGCCGACGACCACCACCTCGACGTGGTCGTGCAGGGGCTCCCGGGTGAATCCGGGCTCGGCGTGCGGGTCCTCGTCGAAGCGGCCGAACTCGCCTGCGGTACGGCGGTACTGGCGGTTGCCGTCCGGGCGGATCCGCCGGTCGCGCTCGGCGC of the Streptomyces koelreuteriae genome contains:
- a CDS encoding flavin-containing monooxygenase, which codes for MSTPHTPVSDLDFDPDALRERYRAERDRRIRPDGNRQYRRTAGEFGRFDEDPHAEPGFTREPLHDHVEVVVVGGGFGGLLAAARLRQAGLRDIRIIEKGADVGGTWYWNRYPGIHCDIESYVYLPLLEELGYVPKWKYAPGEEIREHAEAIARHFDLYRDACLRTQVSELRWDDAESVWVVATDRGDRMTARHVVVATGLLSQPKLPGIEGIETFKGHMFHTSRWDYDYTGGDANGGLTGLADKRVALIGTGATAIQVVPHLGRDARQLYVFQRTPSSVDVRGQRPTDPEWAGSLKPGWARERRDNFLAVVTGGRAEQDLVADGWTSSARLQQKLIPTNNYDALTPEERERLEEIADFQKMNELRARVESVVEDPATAEKLKPWYRYMCKRPTFSDLYLETFNRPNVTLVDTADHGGVERFTEHSVVVGGVEYEVDCVVFGTGFEVGVSGLLSGQLPAYGRDGTALLDSWRKTGPRTLHGFYSRGFPNLFMLGSVQSASSVNYVHVLDEQATHVAEVIAEAVKRQAPCVEPSAEAEADWGDTIRQKSADLYAFQSECTPGYYNAEGMPRPRSESYGDGPVAFYELIRRWRAEGGMDEVLGS